The DNA region TCATTTAGATGCCACCCAATCTTTTACGCCAGCTAAAGCCGCACCCAACTTGCTTGGGTCGGTGCCGCCAGCCATCGCCATCTCCGGTTTGCCACCGCCCTTACCACCAACTTGCTGAGCAACGAAGTTCACTAAGTCCCCTGCTTTTACCTTAGCAATCGAATCCGCAGTCACACCAGCAATCAGACTCACCTTATCGCCCTGCACTGAAGCCAAGACAATTGCTGCAGTCTTTAACTTTACTTTCAGGGCATCCATAGTCTCACGCAAGACTTGCGCATCAGCACCATCTAAGCGAGCGGCCAATACTTTGAGGCCATTGACATCAACTGCTTGCGTTGCCAATTCATCACCTTGGCTAGCAGCGAACTTGGAATTGACCTTATCTAACTCTCTTTCTGCCTGACGCAAACTATCTTGAAGTTGAGTAACGCGATTCACTAAATCACCTGGATGGGTTTTCAGAATCATCGCCGCTTCATTGATCTTATCTTCTAAGCCTTGCAAGAAGTTCAAGGCATTTTTGCCAGTCACCGCCTCAACACGACGGATACCAGCCGCTACACCACCTTCAGAAACAATCTTCAAGCTACCGATATCACCAGTACGCACAACGTGAGTTCCGCCGCACAGCTCTTTAGAACTACCGATTTCTAGTACGCGCACTTCGTCTGCATACTTTTCGCCGAAGAGCATCGTGGCACCGGTTTTCTGAGCATCGTCTAAGGACATCACTTTTCCGGAGGTCGCAGTATTTGCCAAAATCTCGGCATTCACAATATCTTCTACCCGACGAATTTCTTGTGGAGCTATAGGTGCGTTATGCGTAAAGTCAAAACGTGTTTTGCCGGCATCCACCAAAGATCCTTTTTGCTGCACATGGTCGCCCAATACTTCACGTAAGGCTTTATGCAAAATGTGCGTAGCGCTATGGTTACGCATTGTTTCTATTCTTTGCTGAGCATCGACTGAGGCATTTAGCATATCGCCCACCTTGAGCTCCCCTTCTTGCACTTCACCTTGATGTCCAAAAACATCCGCCTGAATCTTGAAGGTATCTTCAACTGCAAAACGCACCGCTTCATTACGCAACTCACCTTTATCGCCAACCTGTCCACCAGACTCAGCATAAAAAGGCGTGTTATCTAATACGATCACTGCAGCATCCCCCGCCTTGATAGACTGCACTGCAGAGCCATCAACATAAAGCGCAGTGACTTTGGCACCATCATGCTTCAAGGTGTCGTAGCCATGGAACTGGGTTGGCTTACCGGAATACTCCAATCCTTGAGCCACCTTGAACTTACCAGCCGCTCTTGCTTGATCACGCTGCTTTTGCATTGCCAAGTCGAAACCTTCTGCATCGACTGTGACATCGCGCTCACGGCACACGTCAGCAGTGAGATCCAATGGGAAGCCAAAGGTATCGTGCAAGCGGAAGGCAGTTTCACCATCAAGTGTCTTGGTACCACCAGCAAGCGCAGTCTCTAAAATCTCCATACCGTTAGCGATTGTCTGGAAGAAACGCTCTTCCTCCTGCTTAATCACTTCACTCACTTTATCTTTCGCTGCCTGCAACTCTGGATAAGCCTGACCCATCTCTTTTACGAGGGCAGGAACGAGTTGATAAAAGAAAGGTTTGCGTGCGCCTAATTTGTAGCCATGACGAATCGCACGGCGTGTAATACGGCGCAAAACATAACCACGGCCAGTATTACCCGGAATCACACCATCCACCACAATAAAACTACAAGCACGAATGTGATCAGCAATGACTTTGAGAGATGGACTAGTTGGATCGCAATTCTCACCACCTGCTGCATCAACAGCTTCTTTAGCTGCTTTGAGCAAATTAACAAATAGGTCAATCTCATAGTTCGAGTGCACGTGCTGCAACACCGCCGCAATTCGCTCAAGGCCCATGCCAGTATCGACGCTCGGCTTGGGCAATGGATTCATATTGCCCGCTTCATCGCGATTGAACTGCATGAATACGTTATTCCAGATCTCAATATAGCGATCGCCATCTTCATCAGGGCTACCAGGAGGGCCACCAGCAATATGTGGGCCATGGTCATAGAAGATTTCAGTACAGGGGCCGCATGGTCCTGTATCGCCCATCATCCAGAAGTTGTCTGAAGCGTAACGAGCACCCTTGTTATCGCCGATGCGAATGATGCGCTCCGCTGGAACGCCGATTTGCTTGTTCCAAATCTCATAAGCCTCATCGTCTTCCGCATAAACAGTGACGAGCAGCTTTTCTTCTGGCAATTGAAAGACCTCAGTCAGCAAACCCCAAGCAAACTGAATCGCATCCTTCTTAAAATAATCCCCAAAAGAGAAATTGCCCAGCATTTCAAAAAAGGTGTGATGACGAGCTGTGTAGCCCACGTTATCTAAGTCATTATGTTTGCCACCGGCACGAATACATTTCTGAGCGGTGGTAGCTCGGTTATACGGGCGCTTATCAAAGCCTAAAAATACGTCCTTAAACTGGTTCATCCCCGCATTGGTAAACAACAGGGTTGGGTCGTCTCCAGGCACCACTGGGCTAGATGGGACAATTTGATGGCCTTTTTGGGCGAAGTAGTCCAGGTACGCCTGGCGAATTTGAGAGACTTTCATGCGAATAATTATCGCATTGGCACTTGTCGGGGGCAAACCCTTGGTAAAGCACCTCAATCCTGCCTTACAATCCCGTAACGTTAATAAATAGATCGACCCTTAAGTCGATATAAGGAGCTCAACTTGAAAATTCGCAATCAACGGGATTTTGGTGCCGGAATCATGTATATGGTTATCGGCCTGTTCTTCACCATAGTGGCTAGTAAATATCCCATGGGTACAGCAGCCAAGATGGGGCCCGGTTATTTCCCCTTCTTTCTGGGCATCCTCATGACGCTACTTGGCTTACTAGTGCTCGTTAAGTCCTTGGGGGCGAAGGCTGCCATTGAAAGCATTCCTAAATTTAACTGGCGCATCATAGGCCTAATTACTGGCTCTGTTGTCCTTTACGGCATCCTCTTGCCAACCATGGGCTTTGTTGTAGCGGTCTTTGTACTGGTATTCATGTCTGCCAGCGCAAGCCATGAATTCCACTGGAAGGGCACTTTAATTAATGCCTCCTTTTTAGTTGCATTCACCTACTCGGTGTTTGTATTGGGGCTGAAGCTTCAGTTCCCATTACTACCTTTCTTCTTACAACAATAACGAACCGGGACTCTAAAAATGGATTTATTTGCTAATTTAGCGCTCGGTTTCGACACAGCGTTTACCTTACAAAACCTACTCTACTGCCTGATTGGCTGTATTTTGGGTACTTTAATTGGTGTTTTGCCCGGTCTGGGTCCAATCGCGACGATTGCGATGCTCCTGCCAGCCACCTATGCATTGCCTCCAATTGCTGCTTTGATTATGTTGGCCGGTATTTACTACGGATCACAGTACGGCGGCTCAACTACTGCGATTTTGCTCAACATCCCAGGAGAAACGTCCTCGGTGGTGACGGCGATTGACGGCTATCAAATGGCCAGAAATGGTCGGGCAGGTGTAGCTCTCTTTACTGCTGGCATGGGTTCATTTTTTGCTGGTTGCGTAGCAACATTGGTTTTGGCTGCATTTGCCGCCCCACTATCCCAGTTAGCATTTAAGTTCGGCCCCGCTGAGTACTTCTCCTTAATGGTTCTTGGACTAATTGGTGCGGTTGTACTTGCCTCTGGCTCTTTGATCAAGGCGATCGGCATGATCATCCTGGGTCTCTTGATGGGCTTGATCGGTACCGACGTGAATTCTGGCGTATCACGCTATGCTTTTGACATCCCTGAATTAAGTGACGGTATTGGTTTCGTGGCAGTTGCTATGGGTGTTTTTGGCTTTGCCGAAATCATGAGCAACCTTGAGAAAAAGGGTGAGGACGAAGGCTTCTTGAATAAGATGACCACCATGATCCCAACCAAACAAGATGTGAAGCGCATGATCCCCTCCATCCTGCGCGGCACTACTATTGGTTCGATTCTAGGTATCTTGCCAGGTGGTGGCGCAGCTTTGGCCGCCTTTGGTGCCTACTCAGTAGAAAAGAAATCCTCCAAGTACAGCCATGAGTTTGGTAAGGGTGCAATTGAGGGTGTAGCCGGTCCTGAAGCAGCAAACAATGCTGCCGCTCAAACCTCCTTCATCCCATTGCTGACCTTAGGTATTCCACCGAATGCTGTGATGGCTTTGATGGTTGGTGCGATGACCATTCATAACATTCAGCCTGGTCCACAAGTCATGACTAGCAACCCAGCCTTGTTCTGGGGTCTGATCGCCTCCATGTGGATTGGTAATGTGATGTTGATTCTCTTGAACTTGCCACTCATCGGTATTTGGGTAAAGCTCTTGAAGATTCCTTATCGCTTTATGTACCCAGCCATTTTGGTCTTCTGCTGTATCGGCGTATATACCGTCAACAACACTGTATTTGACGTTTATGTCACCGCAGCCTTTGGTTTAATTGGTTACCTCTTCTTTAAGTTGGGTTGCGAGCCACCCCCATTGCTCTTAGGATTCGTACTTGGGCCGATGATGGAAGAGAATTTCCGTCGCGCCCTCTTGTTGTCACGTGGTGACTTCACAACCTTCTTAACCCGCCCACTCTCTTTAGGCTTGCTCATCGCAGCAGCCCTATTAGTGGTGATCGTGGCCTTACCAGCGGTTAAGAAAACCCGTGAAGAGGCTTTCGTAGAAGAGTAATACTCGAGCACTTCCCAGAAACGAGCCCGCAGCAGTTTGCGGGCTTTTTTCTTGATAGGCAGGGGTTTTCTCTACAATGGACACATGTCCCAAGATAGCAAACCATATAAAACGCCTGCCGGCACTCTTGCTGAGCCCTCCAACTTTTTGCGCCAGATCATCGATCATGACCTGGCAAGTGGCGCCTACCAAAATCGTACTAATCGAGATGGTCAAGCTATTCCCTCGATCATTACGCGCTTTCCACCAGAACCCAATGGCTACCTTCATATTGGTCATGCCAAAAGCATTTGCTTGAACTTTGGCTTAGCTGCTGATTACAACAATCAAGCAGGTGGTGCGCGTTGCAACATGCGCTTGGATGACACCAATCCAGTCAAAGAAGACATTGAGTATGCCGATAGTATTTTGGATGCGGTGAAATGGCTTGGCTTTGATTGGGGTGCACACTTGTATCACGCGAGTGATTACTTTGAGCGACTCTATGAGTTTGCCGAAATTCTGATTCAGAATGGCAAAGCCTATGTTGATAGTCAGAGTGCAGATGACATCCATACCAACCGTGGCAACTTTGGCCAAGCTGGAAAAAATAGCCCGTACCGCGATCGCACGCCCGATGAGAATCTTACCTTGTTCCGCGAGATGCGTGACAGCAAATATAAAGATGGTGAGCATGTACTGCGCTTGAAGATCGACATGGGGCATCCGAATATTGTGATGCGTGATCCTGTGGTCTATCGCATTCGCCATGTTGATCACCACCGCACTGGTAGCAAATGGTGCATCTATCCTTTATATGATTTCACCCACTGCATTTCTGATGCACTGGAAAATGTTTCGCACTCGATTTGTACTCTGGAGTTTGAAAATAATCGCCCGCTCTACGACTGGATTGTTGCCTCATTAGCGGAGCTGGGAATCTTTAAAAATCCCGTTCCGCATCAATATGAATTCGCCCGCCTCAACTTAACTTACACCATCACTAGCAAGCGCAAGCTACTGCAATTGGTAGAAGAAAAACATGTGGATGGCTGGGATGATCCACGGATGCCAACCATCGTAGGTATTCGTCGCAGGGGTTATACACCTGAGAGTATTCGTCTGTTCTGTGAACGCATTGGTGTCTCTAAAGCGGATAGTTGGATTGACATGAGCACCCTAGATCAAGCCTTACGGGATGATCTTGAGGCCAAGGCTCCACGGGCTACAGCGGTTCTCAAGCCACTCAAACTCGTGATTGATAATTTTGATGCATCCGCGAGCGAGCCTTGCTCAGCTCCTCGCCATCCACAGCATCCTGAATGGGGTAATCGCGAGTTTCATTTCACAAAAGAATTGTGGATTGAAGAAGATGACTTTATGCAAGAGCCCATCAAGGGGTTCTTTAGAC from Polynucleobacter sp. AP-Elch-400A-B2 includes:
- a CDS encoding tripartite tricarboxylate transporter TctB family protein — protein: MKIRNQRDFGAGIMYMVIGLFFTIVASKYPMGTAAKMGPGYFPFFLGILMTLLGLLVLVKSLGAKAAIESIPKFNWRIIGLITGSVVLYGILLPTMGFVVAVFVLVFMSASASHEFHWKGTLINASFLVAFTYSVFVLGLKLQFPLLPFFLQQ
- the alaS gene encoding alanine--tRNA ligase, whose amino-acid sequence is MKVSQIRQAYLDYFAQKGHQIVPSSPVVPGDDPTLLFTNAGMNQFKDVFLGFDKRPYNRATTAQKCIRAGGKHNDLDNVGYTARHHTFFEMLGNFSFGDYFKKDAIQFAWGLLTEVFQLPEEKLLVTVYAEDDEAYEIWNKQIGVPAERIIRIGDNKGARYASDNFWMMGDTGPCGPCTEIFYDHGPHIAGGPPGSPDEDGDRYIEIWNNVFMQFNRDEAGNMNPLPKPSVDTGMGLERIAAVLQHVHSNYEIDLFVNLLKAAKEAVDAAGGENCDPTSPSLKVIADHIRACSFIVVDGVIPGNTGRGYVLRRITRRAIRHGYKLGARKPFFYQLVPALVKEMGQAYPELQAAKDKVSEVIKQEEERFFQTIANGMEILETALAGGTKTLDGETAFRLHDTFGFPLDLTADVCRERDVTVDAEGFDLAMQKQRDQARAAGKFKVAQGLEYSGKPTQFHGYDTLKHDGAKVTALYVDGSAVQSIKAGDAAVIVLDNTPFYAESGGQVGDKGELRNEAVRFAVEDTFKIQADVFGHQGEVQEGELKVGDMLNASVDAQQRIETMRNHSATHILHKALREVLGDHVQQKGSLVDAGKTRFDFTHNAPIAPQEIRRVEDIVNAEILANTATSGKVMSLDDAQKTGATMLFGEKYADEVRVLEIGSSKELCGGTHVVRTGDIGSLKIVSEGGVAAGIRRVEAVTGKNALNFLQGLEDKINEAAMILKTHPGDLVNRVTQLQDSLRQAERELDKVNSKFAASQGDELATQAVDVNGLKVLAARLDGADAQVLRETMDALKVKLKTAAIVLASVQGDKVSLIAGVTADSIAKVKAGDLVNFVAQQVGGKGGGKPEMAMAGGTDPSKLGAALAGVKDWVASK
- a CDS encoding tripartite tricarboxylate transporter permease, whose product is MDLFANLALGFDTAFTLQNLLYCLIGCILGTLIGVLPGLGPIATIAMLLPATYALPPIAALIMLAGIYYGSQYGGSTTAILLNIPGETSSVVTAIDGYQMARNGRAGVALFTAGMGSFFAGCVATLVLAAFAAPLSQLAFKFGPAEYFSLMVLGLIGAVVLASGSLIKAIGMIILGLLMGLIGTDVNSGVSRYAFDIPELSDGIGFVAVAMGVFGFAEIMSNLEKKGEDEGFLNKMTTMIPTKQDVKRMIPSILRGTTIGSILGILPGGGAALAAFGAYSVEKKSSKYSHEFGKGAIEGVAGPEAANNAAAQTSFIPLLTLGIPPNAVMALMVGAMTIHNIQPGPQVMTSNPALFWGLIASMWIGNVMLILLNLPLIGIWVKLLKIPYRFMYPAILVFCCIGVYTVNNTVFDVYVTAAFGLIGYLFFKLGCEPPPLLLGFVLGPMMEENFRRALLLSRGDFTTFLTRPLSLGLLIAAALLVVIVALPAVKKTREEAFVEE
- a CDS encoding glutamine--tRNA ligase/YqeY domain fusion protein, which gives rise to MSQDSKPYKTPAGTLAEPSNFLRQIIDHDLASGAYQNRTNRDGQAIPSIITRFPPEPNGYLHIGHAKSICLNFGLAADYNNQAGGARCNMRLDDTNPVKEDIEYADSILDAVKWLGFDWGAHLYHASDYFERLYEFAEILIQNGKAYVDSQSADDIHTNRGNFGQAGKNSPYRDRTPDENLTLFREMRDSKYKDGEHVLRLKIDMGHPNIVMRDPVVYRIRHVDHHRTGSKWCIYPLYDFTHCISDALENVSHSICTLEFENNRPLYDWIVASLAELGIFKNPVPHQYEFARLNLTYTITSKRKLLQLVEEKHVDGWDDPRMPTIVGIRRRGYTPESIRLFCERIGVSKADSWIDMSTLDQALRDDLEAKAPRATAVLKPLKLVIDNFDASASEPCSAPRHPQHPEWGNREFHFTKELWIEEDDFMQEPIKGFFRLYPPIGDQAGGRVRLRHGFVIECTGFEVDANGKVIQVNVTHFADSKSGTPGSNNYKVKGNIHWVSAAEAVPAQVRLYDHLFNDPHPDSGDKNFLDAINPHSKETITAYLEPCMKDVKAEDRFQFERHGYFVADQSDSKPGQPVFNRTVGLKDSWK